From Carnobacterium alterfunditum DSM 5972:
ATTCAATTATGCTATGCTTTTTTTATACATAATGTAAAGGACGTGGCCGCTGTGAAGACAAATACCGAACAAGCTTATTTTAAAGATAAATTAAAGTTTTTCCTAGAAGTCATTAAACCTAATTTGGGACGAGCTGAAGTTTCCTCTAATGCAGCTGAGTTAGCATACTTTACGCTATTATCTTTATTTCCTATTTTATTAGTTATAGCTAATATTATCCCGCTTTTTCCGATCAAAGCATCAGATATATTGCCGATGTTAGAAACAGGTGTCCCACCAGATATTTACAATGTCCTAGCACCGATACTAGAAAATTATTTAAGTAGTTCAAGTGGAGGAGCTATTTCTATCGGACTTATCACGTCATTATGGGCTGCTAGTAAAGCTTTTAACGCATTACAAAATGTGTTGAATAGTGTTTATGGAGTGGAAAAGAGAGAAAATTTCATAATCGTTCGATTAGTATCATTTCTAGTTCAGTTGGCTATCGTAGCTATCGTAGGATCATTGGTTTTTGCCTTTGTTTTTGGAGAACAAATTCTGTTGCTCATCCAAGATTTTGTGGGGATCGATTTGGGGATCATTCTGCAAGTATTGAGCTATAGATGGTTAGTTTTATTCATTGTCTTGACGCTCGTGTTAACAATGGTTTACTTTTTAGTACCAAATAACCGTTTGAATATTAAATATGCTTTTCCAGGAGCTGTATTTACTACAATAGGTTGGTTGGTTCTATCCGAAGCATTTACGCTTTATATTCGATTTGCTGGAGGAGAAGCAGCTGCTAGTGCAACATTTGGGGTGTTTATTGTTTTGATGGTGTGGCTCTATTTATCGGCGATCATTTTACTATTAGGCGGGCTGATCAATACGATTTACTTTGAATATAAAATAGGTAAATCAGTCAATGAAGCTAAGCTCGAAAAAGATGAAGCTGAAAAAGACGACAGACCAAAAGAATATCCAGACAATTCAGATTCGATTCAACATAAAAAATTACTGAAAGTGAAAACGGTCGAAAAACAAAAGGAAAACTGATTCTTTAATTGGTTTTCCTTTTGTTTAATTTTTTCTAGAGAGGCAGCACTGTAAGATTTTTCTAAGAAAGACAAGAAGTCTTTTTTTTAGATCTGATTTCTTATATAATGAATGAAGTTTGATAAAGAAATTTTTGACAGATAGGACACAAGGAGAATTTTAAAAAATGACAGAAAATAAAGAAACGAAAATAGATTATGGAATCATTTTATCCGTCTTGTTGCTTGCAATTATTAGTATCGCTACTATCTTTTCAACCACCTATTTAGATGCTGGTGATGGCATTCGAGCTACGTTAATGCAGGTGGTCTGGTTTGTAGTTGGAACGGTTGCCATTATTGTTATTATGCAGTTTGATTCGGAGCAGCTATGGAAGCTCGCACCGGTGGCCTATGGTGTAGGGCTCTTTCTCTTAGTGATGGTCTTATTCTTTTATGATCGCCCTACTATGCTGAGTACCGGAGCTAAAAGTTGGTTTAAGTTAGGCCCAGTGACTTTCCAGCCATCTGAAGTTATGAAAATCGCCTTTATTCTAATGCTCGCTCGTGTAGTCACAAAACATAATGGCGATTACGCAAACCATTATCCTAAAACTGATTTCTTATTACTGGGGAAAATCATTTTAACCTCTATCCCTCCATTGATACTGGTCATGTTACAGAATGACTTAGGCTCAACACTTGTATTTATTGCCATTATTATTGGTTTAGTGTTGATATCAGGTATTACATGGAAAATCATTCTGCCACTGTTTTCAGGAGTTGGAGCACTCGGAGCGACTTTACTTATTCTAGTAATATACAATCGTGAATTTTTACTACGATTAGGTTTTAAACCGTATCAATTTTCCCGAATAGACTCTTGGCTGAACCCTTATGGTGATTCAGGAGATACTTCCTACCAATTGATCCAAAGTATAAAAGCGATAGGCTCAGGTAAAATGTTTGGTAAAGGATTTGGAACTTCAGAAGTATATGTACCGGTTCGAGAGTCTGATATGATTTTTGCAACAATCGGTGAAAATTTTGGCTTTCTTGGCAGTTGTATTTTGATTTTTATTTACTTTTTACTGATTTACCAAATGATCCGTATTTGTTTTGATACGAAAAATGAATTTTATGCCTATATTGCAACGGGTGTTATCATGATGATTTTATTCCATGTATTTGAAAATATCGGTATGAGTATTGGGTTGCTTCCATTGACTGGGATACCATTGCCGTTTATTTCCCAAGGTGGAACGGCACTATTAGGAAATATGATGGGTGTTGGACTAGTTATGTCCATGAGGTACCATTACCGCAGCTACATGTTCTCTGAAGAAGATGAAGATTTCAAATAAAAGAAATGTAATTTTAGAAGTGATCTGATTTGCTCGAACTATATCAACACCCTACTTGTTCAACATGTAAAGCAGCAAGGAAATGGTTAGATCAACATGCGATAGAGTATCAGGCGATAAATATGATTGAGACTCCGCCAACACAAGAAGCCTTAGCTAATTTAATAAAGCAATCCGATCTTCCTCTGATCCGGTTCTTCAACACTAGCGGGAATAGGTACCGCGAATTAGGCTTGAAATCACGTGTACCAGATATGGCTGTCAGCGAAGGCGCAGCGGTATTGGCTTCAGACGAGACGGTATGTTGATCAAACGGCCGTTACTGACAGATGGGAAGATAACGACTCTCGGATTTAAAGAGGATGTTTATGAAACCATCTGGGGAAACAGAAACTAAAAAAGACAGGAGCGATTAGAATGGAACAACAAATGAGATACAGCGAAAACGGCTTATGGGTACTAAAAGAAGGCGAAAATTACCGCATCGGATTGTCTGAAAAAGGCCAAGATGATTTAGGTGAAGTCATGTTTGTAGAGTTACCCAACACATTAGCTGAAGTAAAAGAAAGTGATGTTTTACTAGGAGT
This genomic window contains:
- a CDS encoding YihY/virulence factor BrkB family protein, which produces MKTNTEQAYFKDKLKFFLEVIKPNLGRAEVSSNAAELAYFTLLSLFPILLVIANIIPLFPIKASDILPMLETGVPPDIYNVLAPILENYLSSSSGGAISIGLITSLWAASKAFNALQNVLNSVYGVEKRENFIIVRLVSFLVQLAIVAIVGSLVFAFVFGEQILLLIQDFVGIDLGIILQVLSYRWLVLFIVLTLVLTMVYFLVPNNRLNIKYAFPGAVFTTIGWLVLSEAFTLYIRFAGGEAAASATFGVFIVLMVWLYLSAIILLLGGLINTIYFEYKIGKSVNEAKLEKDEAEKDDRPKEYPDNSDSIQHKKLLKVKTVEKQKEN
- a CDS encoding FtsW/RodA/SpoVE family cell cycle protein, which gives rise to MTENKETKIDYGIILSVLLLAIISIATIFSTTYLDAGDGIRATLMQVVWFVVGTVAIIVIMQFDSEQLWKLAPVAYGVGLFLLVMVLFFYDRPTMLSTGAKSWFKLGPVTFQPSEVMKIAFILMLARVVTKHNGDYANHYPKTDFLLLGKIILTSIPPLILVMLQNDLGSTLVFIAIIIGLVLISGITWKIILPLFSGVGALGATLLILVIYNREFLLRLGFKPYQFSRIDSWLNPYGDSGDTSYQLIQSIKAIGSGKMFGKGFGTSEVYVPVRESDMIFATIGENFGFLGSCILIFIYFLLIYQMIRICFDTKNEFYAYIATGVIMMILFHVFENIGMSIGLLPLTGIPLPFISQGGTALLGNMMGVGLVMSMRYHYRSYMFSEEDEDFK